The following coding sequences lie in one uncultured Mailhella sp. genomic window:
- a CDS encoding tRNA(5-methylaminomethyl-2-thiouridylate) methyltransferase, with translation MKNYDGIALFSGGLDSILAARLLMEQGRTIKCLHFYSPFFGHPGRVEHWQEIYGLDIDAIDASAPFVDMLRRGPEHGFGSAMNPCVDCKILMMRLARERMAEYGATFIVSGEVLGQRPMSQRRDTLNVIRRDADVRDILVRPLSARLLDPTAPEESGLIDRSRLLGMNGRGRKEQLALAEQFHITEIPTPGGGCKLTEKENTRRFWPVLSRLASPDVNDFRLADVGRQFWHDDCWLTIGRHKFDNEAYAGLLREGDVHFKVAGFPGPIALGRRSRPWDEDSLREAAALVASYSPRACRASEEGQRISVRVTVNGQTHMVEVTPRRETVFHEPTWEDARDELHALRKPGKSCEQNAGK, from the coding sequence ATGAAAAATTATGACGGCATAGCTCTTTTTTCCGGGGGACTGGACAGTATTCTCGCCGCCCGGCTGCTCATGGAACAAGGCAGGACCATCAAGTGCCTGCACTTCTATTCGCCCTTTTTCGGCCATCCCGGCCGCGTGGAACACTGGCAGGAGATCTACGGACTCGACATCGACGCCATCGACGCTTCCGCGCCGTTTGTGGACATGCTCCGCCGCGGCCCGGAACACGGCTTCGGCAGCGCCATGAATCCCTGCGTGGACTGCAAGATTCTCATGATGCGCCTCGCCAGGGAACGCATGGCCGAATACGGCGCAACGTTCATCGTTTCCGGCGAAGTGCTGGGACAGCGCCCCATGTCGCAGCGACGCGACACGCTCAACGTCATCCGCCGCGACGCAGACGTGCGCGACATTCTCGTGCGTCCGCTCTCTGCCAGGCTGCTTGACCCCACGGCTCCCGAGGAATCGGGCCTCATCGACCGCTCCCGCCTGCTCGGCATGAACGGGCGCGGCCGCAAGGAACAGCTCGCCCTTGCCGAACAGTTCCACATCACCGAAATTCCCACGCCCGGAGGCGGCTGCAAGCTCACGGAAAAGGAAAACACCCGCCGCTTCTGGCCCGTGCTCTCCCGCCTCGCCAGCCCCGACGTGAACGACTTTCGGCTTGCCGACGTGGGCCGCCAGTTCTGGCACGACGACTGCTGGCTCACCATAGGCCGCCACAAGTTCGACAACGAAGCCTATGCCGGACTCCTCCGCGAAGGCGACGTTCACTTCAAGGTGGCGGGCTTCCCCGGCCCCATCGCCCTCGGCCGCCGCAGCCGCCCCTGGGACGAAGACTCCCTGCGCGAAGCCGCCGCGCTCGTGGCCTCCTATTCGCCGCGGGCCTGCCGCGCGAGCGAGGAAGGGCAGCGCATCAGCGTGCGCGTGACAGTGAACGGTCAGACGCATATGGTGGAAGTCACGCCCCGCCGGGAAACCGTGTTCCATGAACCCACCTGGGAAGACGCACGCGACGAGTTGCACGCCCTGCGCAAGCCCGGAAAATCCTGCGAACAGAACGCCGGAAAATAA